One genomic segment of Chitinophaga sancti includes these proteins:
- a CDS encoding DUF4959 domain-containing protein, with product MKKLLFLLLIVSCKKLDGYNDVVSTDMTKPGVVTNVNVINFNGGAYITYTLPNSSNILYVQAEYKINDETTRQTKSSYYSDSITVSGFAASKEYEVVLHTVSRAQVVSDPVTVKVHPDTPPYLLARPTVVMQPDFGGVSITCENKAKANLGIITIAPDKTKKYQIISQNYTDEDSISYSLHGFDTIPQQFGVYVTDQWGNISDTLFSTITPVFEAQMDKSLFRSYSLGTDAKTGFGWVIENLWNNSTGSPGYHTEQPIQPLVWPAVITFDMGQAARLSRYTIWNRGIDGSGTWLWQAGAPQTWVLWGRADTPVDETMPDADHLPPVGGTTPNGWINLGFYNAPAKPSGLPNPQYTNADLAFWNNGFSYNFSLSLPKVRYIRFECVSNMAQTNTFFNMTELTFWGDPR from the coding sequence ATGAAAAAACTCCTTTTTTTATTACTGATCGTTTCATGCAAAAAGCTGGATGGCTATAACGATGTTGTATCTACCGATATGACCAAGCCGGGTGTGGTGACGAATGTAAATGTGATCAACTTCAATGGTGGTGCATATATCACCTATACATTGCCTAATTCATCAAATATCCTGTATGTACAGGCAGAATATAAAATCAATGATGAAACAACCAGGCAGACCAAGTCTTCTTACTATTCTGATAGTATTACAGTAAGTGGTTTTGCAGCCAGTAAAGAGTATGAAGTCGTATTGCATACAGTGAGCCGTGCACAGGTGGTGTCTGATCCGGTGACGGTAAAAGTCCATCCGGATACGCCTCCTTATTTACTGGCACGACCTACAGTGGTGATGCAGCCAGACTTTGGCGGAGTGAGTATTACCTGTGAGAATAAGGCGAAAGCAAATTTGGGAATTATCACCATTGCACCAGATAAAACGAAGAAATACCAGATCATTTCGCAGAACTATACCGACGAAGATTCCATTTCGTATAGTCTGCATGGATTCGATACGATTCCACAGCAATTTGGCGTATACGTTACCGACCAATGGGGGAATATTTCAGATACCTTATTCTCAACTATCACACCTGTATTTGAAGCGCAGATGGATAAGTCGCTCTTCCGTAGCTATTCATTGGGTACAGATGCAAAGACAGGGTTTGGATGGGTGATAGAGAACCTTTGGAACAATTCAACAGGGTCTCCCGGTTATCATACAGAGCAACCGATACAGCCGTTGGTATGGCCGGCCGTGATCACATTCGACATGGGGCAGGCGGCGCGGTTGAGCAGATATACTATCTGGAACAGAGGTATTGATGGCAGTGGTACGTGGTTATGGCAGGCAGGTGCGCCACAGACATGGGTGCTTTGGGGAAGAGCCGATACACCTGTAGACGAAACGATGCCAGATGCGGACCACCTCCCTCCTGTTGGCGGTACGACACCTAATGGATGGATTAACCTGGGATTCTATAATGCGCCAGCCAAACCATCCGGGTTACCCAACCCGCAATATACGAATGCGGATCTTGCTTTTTGGAATAATGGGTTCAGTTATAATTTTTCACTGAGCTTGCCGAAGGTAAGGTACATCCGTTTTGAATGTGTATCCAATATGGCACAGACGAATACATTTTTTAACATGACTGAACTCACATTCTGGGGTGATCCCAGGTAA
- a CDS encoding DUF4998 domain-containing protein yields MRYLLVCVLLLVACSKKPTDYREFLNGTELVYPGKVSNAQALPGDGRLQLIWQPSPDQSIVKYNVYWNNGTDSMTINSTTHNTSDTVRCTIAGLAEYVYTFIVYSYDAQGNRSVATEINNARVYGTVYKSTLHNRLPEADPYMINDDNTVTLRFVTPDTINITTALKYTNQNGEVATVWVSPLEDSLKLTDYKFGTPIVYQSSYIPVMGALDTFYTSRYDTFPSILRLVQCDKSLFQEHDLWGDMGIYQSDTRVSKLWDGSVGPQDYPNIYHSDGNGSLPRVLSFDMGMAYNNLSIIEETGRGCCNNPDQFEVWGIDDLTDAVPELNSDDAGWKAAMQSKGWTLLKEVARTDNGNAAFKVNLMDNPPPVRYIRIRVTHCANGSTNYVNLSEITFWNRE; encoded by the coding sequence ATGAGATATCTACTGGTATGCGTGCTACTGTTGGTGGCATGCAGCAAAAAACCGACAGACTACCGTGAGTTTTTGAATGGTACAGAACTGGTATACCCGGGTAAAGTGTCTAATGCACAGGCGTTACCGGGTGATGGACGGTTGCAGTTAATATGGCAGCCTAGTCCGGATCAGAGCATTGTAAAGTACAATGTATATTGGAATAATGGCACTGATTCTATGACCATCAATTCCACCACACATAATACTTCGGATACGGTACGTTGTACGATAGCTGGGCTGGCGGAATATGTGTATACATTTATTGTGTACTCTTATGATGCGCAGGGAAACAGGTCTGTGGCTACGGAGATTAACAATGCGAGGGTATATGGTACAGTTTATAAATCGACATTACATAATAGATTACCGGAGGCAGATCCTTATATGATTAATGATGATAACACGGTGACATTGCGGTTTGTGACACCTGATACAATCAATATTACGACGGCTTTAAAGTATACAAATCAGAATGGAGAGGTGGCAACTGTATGGGTTTCACCTTTGGAAGATTCATTGAAACTGACCGATTATAAATTTGGTACGCCGATCGTGTATCAATCTTCTTATATTCCGGTTATGGGCGCATTGGATACATTTTATACTTCCCGTTATGATACCTTTCCCAGTATACTGCGACTGGTACAGTGTGATAAGAGTTTATTCCAGGAGCATGATCTGTGGGGGGATATGGGGATCTATCAATCGGATACGCGGGTGAGTAAATTGTGGGATGGATCTGTAGGACCGCAGGATTATCCGAATATATATCATAGTGATGGGAATGGGTCGTTGCCGAGGGTGTTGAGTTTTGATATGGGGATGGCGTATAATAACCTGAGTATAATAGAGGAAACAGGTAGAGGGTGTTGTAATAATCCCGATCAGTTTGAGGTATGGGGGATTGATGATCTAACGGATGCAGTGCCTGAGTTGAATTCGGATGATGCGGGGTGGAAGGCGGCGATGCAAAGTAAGGGATGGACTTTGTTGAAGGAAGTGGCGAGAACGGATAATGGGAATGCAGCGTTTAAGGTTAATTTGATGGATAATCCGCCGCCGGTAAGGTATATCAGGATCAGGGTAACGCATTGTGCGAATGGATCGACGAATTATGTGAACCTTTCAGAGATTACTTTTTGGAATAGAGAATAG
- a CDS encoding glycoside hydrolase family 95 protein, producing MKYILTIIFGIIPAVICGQTLRYDRPAQVWEETLPLGNGRLGMMPDGDVRMEKIVLNDITLWSGAPQDANNYEAYKQLPVIRQLLREGKNDEAQALMDKHFICTGKGSGSVPFGCYQTMGELQIAFDNGPVGSHVFEAPGGYERKLSLNDAIASCEYKAGGVTYHREYFTSFDDDVSIIRLTADMPEKLTCRVTMSRAERGVTRIEDSTLVLSGQLDNGIDGQGMRYKAVVKARLKGGVLTTDDHALVIKNATEIILYVSAGTDYKDERYVERINKVLKTAIAKPYGIERKQHIRKYRRLFNRVQIDLESADEATDKKLAATIDKGLPAKTEKGLTTKTERKLAATKDKDSPATTEKDSPATTDKGLPAKTEKGLTTTTDKRLAAFYNHPTEDNELPVMFYQFGRYLSICSTRPGLLPPNLQGLWANQIQTPWNGDYHLDINVQMNHWPLEVSNLSELNLPLAELVRGLVAPGARTAKAYYNAPGWVAHVITNIWGFTEPGESASWGATKSGSGWLCNNLWEHYAFTNDTHYLKDIYPILKGAAAFYNSLLIKDDKTGWLVMSPSSSPENAFYLPNGNHASICIGATIDNQIVRDLFNNVINASKALGLDAAFSNELLAKIKQLPPAGVISKDGRIMEWLEDYKETDPQHRHISHLWGLYPASLITAETTPDLAAAAKKTLEVRGDDGPSWTIAYKLLFWARLQDGNRAFKLLKEILKPTVRTDINYGAGGGVYQNMLSAGPPFQIDGNFGATAGIAEMLLQSHAGMINFLPAIPDHWKAGGSVKGLKARGNFTVDFAWKNGEVISYRVTAPRAGQKVKIKINGEIREIIASKK from the coding sequence ATGAAGTATATATTAACAATAATATTTGGAATAATTCCCGCTGTGATCTGTGGTCAAACTTTGCGATATGACAGACCAGCTCAGGTATGGGAGGAGACGTTACCGCTCGGGAATGGACGATTGGGGATGATGCCTGATGGGGATGTAAGGATGGAGAAGATTGTGTTGAACGATATAACACTGTGGTCGGGTGCGCCGCAGGATGCGAATAATTATGAAGCTTATAAGCAGCTACCGGTTATCAGGCAATTGCTTCGGGAAGGGAAGAATGATGAGGCACAGGCATTGATGGATAAACACTTTATTTGTACAGGGAAAGGTTCGGGTAGTGTGCCTTTTGGGTGTTATCAGACGATGGGGGAATTGCAGATAGCGTTTGATAATGGTCCGGTGGGATCACATGTTTTTGAGGCGCCGGGAGGATATGAGCGAAAACTTTCCTTAAATGATGCGATCGCCAGTTGTGAGTATAAAGCTGGGGGTGTCACTTATCATAGAGAGTACTTTACCAGCTTTGATGATGATGTTAGCATTATTCGTTTGACGGCAGATATGCCGGAGAAGCTTACGTGTCGTGTTACAATGAGTCGGGCAGAGAGAGGGGTTACGCGAATTGAGGATAGTACTTTGGTGCTATCAGGCCAATTGGATAATGGTATAGATGGGCAAGGGATGCGGTATAAGGCAGTAGTAAAAGCGCGATTAAAGGGAGGTGTGCTGACGACTGATGATCATGCGCTGGTGATTAAGAATGCTACAGAGATTATTCTGTATGTTTCTGCTGGTACGGATTATAAGGATGAAAGGTATGTAGAAAGAATAAATAAAGTGTTGAAAACTGCCATTGCAAAACCGTATGGTATAGAAAGAAAGCAGCATATCAGGAAGTATAGAAGATTGTTTAATAGGGTACAGATTGATCTTGAGAGTGCAGATGAGGCAACTGATAAGAAACTGGCTGCTACAATAGATAAAGGCTTACCCGCAAAAACGGAGAAAGGCTTGACAACTAAAACCGAAAGAAAACTGGCTGCTACAAAAGATAAAGATTCGCCTGCAACAACGGAAAAGGATTCGCCTGCAACAACAGACAAAGGTTTGCCCGCAAAAACGGAGAAAGGCTTGACAACTACAACCGACAAAAGATTAGCTGCATTTTATAATCATCCTACAGAGGATAACGAACTACCCGTAATGTTTTATCAATTTGGTCGTTACTTATCCATCTGTAGTACAAGGCCCGGTTTATTACCCCCCAATTTACAGGGCTTATGGGCCAATCAAATACAAACACCATGGAATGGCGACTATCACCTGGATATAAATGTGCAGATGAATCACTGGCCGCTGGAAGTATCCAATCTATCAGAACTGAACTTACCGCTGGCAGAGCTGGTGCGCGGGCTTGTCGCCCCTGGTGCCCGCACAGCAAAGGCTTATTACAACGCACCAGGTTGGGTAGCTCATGTAATCACTAATATATGGGGTTTTACAGAACCTGGTGAAAGTGCTTCCTGGGGTGCTACCAAGTCAGGTTCCGGTTGGTTGTGTAACAACCTGTGGGAGCATTATGCTTTTACAAATGACACACATTATCTGAAAGACATTTATCCAATTTTAAAAGGCGCTGCAGCGTTTTATAATAGTCTGTTAATAAAAGATGATAAAACAGGATGGCTCGTCATGTCTCCTTCCTCCTCTCCTGAAAATGCGTTTTATCTTCCGAATGGCAATCATGCCAGTATTTGTATAGGAGCGACAATCGATAACCAGATTGTACGGGATCTGTTTAATAATGTGATCAATGCTTCAAAGGCATTGGGTTTGGATGCTGCATTCAGCAATGAACTGTTGGCCAAAATAAAACAACTCCCTCCTGCAGGGGTTATTTCAAAAGATGGCCGGATCATGGAATGGTTAGAAGATTATAAAGAAACAGATCCGCAACACAGGCATATATCGCATTTGTGGGGATTGTATCCTGCCTCGCTGATCACAGCAGAAACAACCCCTGATCTGGCAGCTGCGGCAAAGAAAACTTTGGAAGTAAGAGGTGATGATGGGCCAAGCTGGACGATTGCCTATAAACTATTATTCTGGGCGAGGTTACAGGATGGTAACAGGGCATTTAAACTATTGAAGGAAATACTGAAGCCTACTGTAAGAACAGATATTAATTATGGTGCAGGTGGAGGTGTCTATCAGAATATGTTATCTGCAGGTCCGCCGTTTCAGATTGATGGCAACTTTGGCGCTACGGCTGGTATTGCTGAAATGTTGTTGCAAAGTCATGCAGGGATGATTAATTTTTTACCGGCTATTCCGGATCATTGGAAAGCGGGAGGATCTGTCAAAGGATTGAAGGCAAGAGGGAATTTTACGGTAGATTTTGCATGGAAAAACGGGGAGGTGATTAGTTATCGTGTTACAGCGCCCCGTGCGGGTCAAAAGGTTAAAATAAAAATTAACGGAGAGATCAGGGAGATCATAGCCAGCAAAAAATAA
- a CDS encoding enolase C-terminal domain-like protein translates to MIQQTLTKDVRYPLGHGAGSDAIHRDPVYSYAVTLLKDDSGHTGTGLAFTLGEGNDLVCKAADFYASRLKGRDIEDVMANFGEIFRGLSNEQQFRWLGPHKGVVHLGLASVTNACYDLWAKKRGVPLWKLLIDLSPEAIVNTLDLSYIEDELTAKQAIALITANRDLTREKITATGYPGYDTSIGWFNYPDAQIKENAKKAVAEGFSAMKLKVGSADAERDIRRANLIREVTGDDVKIMLDANQQWTLPQALNICGRLQQMRPYWIEEPTHPDDVIAHQQLAKAIAPTKLAGGEHVPNRVIFKNYLQAKCLGFLQVDAVRVGGVSEFITVSLLSRKYGIPVVPHVGDMGQLHQHLVLFNHISLGHEALFLEHIPHLQQHFTHPVQIREGYYLTPQEPGSSCDLKQI, encoded by the coding sequence ATGATACAACAGACATTGACAAAAGACGTACGCTATCCACTCGGACATGGAGCTGGCAGTGATGCTATACATCGTGACCCTGTTTATTCTTACGCCGTTACTTTATTAAAAGATGACAGCGGCCATACAGGTACAGGATTGGCATTTACATTGGGAGAAGGCAATGACCTGGTTTGCAAGGCAGCCGATTTTTATGCATCCCGATTAAAAGGCAGAGATATTGAAGACGTAATGGCGAACTTCGGAGAAATATTTCGCGGGTTATCTAATGAACAACAGTTTCGCTGGCTGGGCCCACATAAGGGTGTTGTTCATTTGGGCCTTGCTTCTGTGACCAATGCCTGTTATGATCTGTGGGCCAAAAAACGAGGTGTTCCTCTATGGAAATTATTGATCGATCTTTCTCCCGAAGCAATAGTAAATACACTGGACCTCTCCTATATTGAAGATGAATTAACTGCAAAGCAGGCGATTGCATTGATCACAGCCAACAGAGATCTGACACGCGAAAAGATCACGGCTACTGGTTATCCAGGTTATGACACCTCTATCGGCTGGTTCAACTACCCGGATGCACAAATAAAGGAAAATGCGAAAAAAGCCGTTGCAGAAGGATTTAGCGCCATGAAACTCAAAGTTGGATCTGCGGATGCAGAGCGGGATATCCGACGGGCAAATCTTATCAGAGAAGTGACGGGCGATGATGTAAAGATCATGCTGGATGCAAACCAGCAATGGACCTTGCCACAGGCACTGAATATATGCGGAAGGTTACAACAAATGCGCCCTTACTGGATAGAAGAACCTACACATCCTGATGATGTGATCGCACATCAACAACTCGCTAAAGCCATTGCTCCTACAAAACTGGCAGGAGGAGAACATGTACCAAATCGGGTAATTTTTAAAAACTATTTACAGGCTAAATGCTTAGGGTTTTTACAGGTGGATGCGGTGAGAGTAGGTGGTGTAAGTGAGTTTATTACAGTGAGCCTGTTAAGCCGGAAGTATGGTATTCCGGTAGTACCGCATGTGGGTGATATGGGGCAACTACATCAGCATCTGGTGCTATTCAATCATATTTCACTGGGGCATGAGGCGCTGTTTTTGGAACATATTCCGCACCTGCAACAACATTTTACACACCCGGTACAAATAAGGGAAGGATACTATCTTACACCACAGGAGCCTGGTAGCAGTTGTGATCTTAAACAGATATAG
- a CDS encoding sodium:solute symporter → MIIVVILYIVAIVTIGLWAGLKKDKDPKDYFLAGKTLRWPMIGLALFATNISCLHLVSLAQSGYDDGLLSGNFEWMAAFTLILLALFFAPFYILSGISTLPDFLEKRYNRACRDWLTLISIISAITIHIAFSLLTGGIVLETLFGINMYTSVTVIACITAVYTIIGGLRAVVVTESIQTVVLVSGAVIITIACFQKMGGWHAMTDVLQEHGQLDKLSMLRSGGNLPWYGVFLGYPVIGIWYWCADQTIVQRILGAKNESHARLGPLFCGFIKILPVFIFILPGLFASTLAQKGLLIAPADSKGIYTVMITQLVPSGLAGIIVAALLSGLMSQVSGALNSISTLVSFDLYKRFKPSASDQQLVRMGRISAGIALLLSICMLPLLNSYNSIFNGVNDIISHIAPPITCVFLLGIFWSRASARAAQLTLLIGSLLGAFVYTINKFYPATSFAQIPFMMMAFYLFIICCIIQVSFSFVYPMQHTAVSATLYWKSPLEPLKDKGSYKILSVLLLLVMAILYSIFK, encoded by the coding sequence ATGATCATCGTCGTTATTCTATACATCGTAGCCATCGTAACAATCGGCCTATGGGCCGGTCTAAAAAAAGACAAAGACCCAAAGGACTACTTCCTCGCAGGCAAAACCCTGCGCTGGCCAATGATCGGCCTCGCATTATTTGCCACAAACATATCCTGTCTTCATTTGGTGAGTCTGGCGCAAAGTGGCTATGACGATGGGTTACTAAGTGGCAACTTTGAATGGATGGCAGCATTTACCTTAATACTGCTGGCACTATTTTTTGCTCCATTTTATATCCTTAGCGGGATCAGTACACTACCCGATTTTTTGGAAAAACGTTATAACCGTGCATGCAGGGACTGGCTCACGTTGATCTCTATCATATCTGCCATCACTATCCACATTGCGTTTTCCCTGCTCACAGGTGGTATCGTACTGGAAACCTTGTTTGGTATCAACATGTACACCAGCGTAACGGTGATTGCCTGCATTACCGCCGTCTATACCATTATCGGTGGCCTGAGAGCTGTCGTGGTCACAGAGAGTATTCAGACAGTAGTACTGGTATCAGGTGCAGTGATCATTACCATCGCCTGTTTTCAAAAAATGGGCGGATGGCATGCTATGACGGATGTACTACAGGAACATGGACAGCTGGATAAGTTGTCTATGCTGCGGAGTGGCGGAAACCTGCCCTGGTATGGGGTGTTTCTTGGCTACCCGGTGATTGGTATATGGTACTGGTGTGCGGATCAAACCATCGTGCAGCGCATATTGGGAGCAAAAAATGAATCCCATGCAAGACTCGGCCCATTGTTTTGTGGCTTTATCAAAATACTGCCTGTTTTTATTTTTATTCTGCCCGGGTTATTTGCCAGCACATTGGCACAGAAAGGTTTGCTGATTGCACCTGCAGATAGCAAAGGTATTTACACAGTGATGATCACACAACTGGTACCTTCAGGATTGGCTGGTATTATTGTCGCTGCATTATTATCCGGGTTGATGAGCCAGGTATCAGGGGCACTGAATTCTATATCTACGCTGGTGAGTTTTGATCTGTACAAAAGATTTAAACCATCCGCAAGCGATCAGCAATTGGTGAGAATGGGGCGTATATCGGCAGGCATTGCTCTATTATTATCCATTTGTATGCTTCCCCTACTCAATAGCTATAATAGCATTTTCAATGGGGTAAATGATATTATTTCGCATATCGCCCCTCCTATTACCTGTGTATTTTTGCTGGGCATCTTCTGGTCAAGGGCTTCTGCCAGGGCGGCACAGCTTACACTACTGATAGGATCTTTGCTGGGAGCCTTTGTTTATACAATTAATAAATTCTACCCGGCTACTTCATTTGCACAAATTCCATTTATGATGATGGCGTTTTACCTGTTCATCATCTGTTGTATTATACAGGTTTCATTTTCTTTTGTATATCCTATGCAGCATACCGCTGTAAGTGCCACATTATACTGGAAATCGCCATTAGAACCGTTGAAGGATAAAGGCAGTTATAAAATCTTATCTGTCCTGTTATTACTGGTAATGGCGATCCTATATTCAATCTTTAAATAA
- a CDS encoding SDR family oxidoreductase, protein MQLLTGKIILLTGGSTGIGFECALKYAEAGAVVVLVSNDATTLTTAINTLGDKHYNIYADISQTADVQQMIALTLEKYGRIDVIHNNAAIAHPSKPLHETAEKEWDDLMNINLKSIFLTTRYGIDALKNSKGCIINTSSLVGEIGQENHAAYTATKGAVNALTKSMALDYAPYQIRVNAVAPAGVWTPMLREWGKYQNNGQGIDAYMNAIHPLGYCPEGDVIADACVFLASEKARFITGHVMHVSGGAELGYRALKYQD, encoded by the coding sequence ATGCAACTTTTGACCGGTAAAATAATTTTGCTAACAGGAGGATCCACAGGTATCGGATTTGAATGTGCATTAAAATACGCGGAAGCAGGTGCTGTAGTCGTATTGGTATCGAACGATGCTACTACACTGACCACCGCTATCAATACCCTGGGTGATAAACATTACAATATCTATGCAGATATTTCACAGACGGCTGATGTACAACAGATGATTGCTCTGACATTGGAGAAATATGGCAGGATCGATGTGATCCATAACAATGCCGCGATTGCTCACCCCTCCAAACCATTGCATGAAACGGCGGAAAAAGAATGGGATGACCTGATGAACATTAACCTGAAGAGTATTTTCTTAACTACACGATATGGTATTGATGCATTAAAAAACAGTAAGGGATGCATTATCAATACGAGTAGCCTGGTAGGTGAAATAGGACAGGAAAATCACGCTGCCTATACTGCGACAAAAGGAGCTGTGAATGCACTTACAAAGTCTATGGCGCTGGATTATGCACCTTATCAAATTCGTGTAAATGCGGTGGCACCTGCTGGTGTATGGACACCCATGTTACGCGAATGGGGTAAGTACCAGAACAATGGCCAGGGAATTGACGCATATATGAATGCGATTCATCCGCTGGGCTATTGTCCTGAGGGCGATGTGATTGCGGATGCGTGTGTATTTCTGGCTTCAGAAAAAGCCAGGTTTATTACAGGTCATGTCATGCATGTAAGCGGTGGTGCAGAATTAGGTTACAGGGCGCTTAAATACCAGGATTAA
- a CDS encoding amidohydrolase, protein MKLLKDELFTPENFEQLPQQRITERKEQTEPFMVTGGTIRPMVNGAVDTVEAIGFANGVVVATGSEAEVTAFMQANFPGYTTRELEKGNTLLPGLIEPHIHLVPTAMLMGWTDLGAFDGQVLKADYNIKSVGTIIAKEAKRLSNIDKTLWFLGANLDPALMPLLNNNTELLTIDIDLLDSITTDAPVCIISASMHTLYVNTPALTLIWNFPDNLELLKEYHSFNEYKSKTRGQLQEAAQMNPALKAIPLIQKADFFLKSFIYLKQIFETANSRGVTFMHDAGMTGGQKSILDAYLKVFAPTVHIGAATVCDTLEDAQNLGTFNIPGEYTDIYYSHVKVISDGSNQGLTGYQSDPYLCKPANNYGVYNFADKYDEKPINPPLYFRDLMGYIIKDKKWPVMIHANGDRAVNFAIEAFKEFVLDPSAGVRHRIEHCSLTTQENLEDMKNLQVSPSFLIGHVGYWGYAFKNAIFGEKSNMLDLCKSALQQGMRITLHSDNSVSPLGPLRMMEQSVTRIMEADPAAGVLNVAENISREQALKAITYDAAWQCYAEQWTGSLKVGNFADFVVLQQDPLTMKNPFMNMRNIEVIETWVAGLKVYSKVVEEVSMA, encoded by the coding sequence TTGAAACTCCTAAAGGATGAGCTCTTTACCCCTGAAAATTTCGAACAGCTCCCTCAACAAAGGATCACTGAAAGAAAAGAGCAAACTGAACCTTTCATGGTCACTGGCGGAACAATACGTCCCATGGTCAACGGAGCTGTTGACACAGTAGAAGCCATTGGTTTCGCAAATGGCGTTGTAGTAGCGACAGGTTCCGAGGCAGAAGTAACGGCCTTTATGCAGGCAAACTTTCCCGGCTATACTACCAGAGAGTTGGAAAAAGGTAACACCTTACTGCCCGGTCTGATAGAACCCCATATCCACCTTGTACCCACGGCGATGTTAATGGGCTGGACAGATCTGGGCGCATTTGACGGACAGGTGTTGAAAGCGGATTATAACATAAAGTCAGTAGGCACTATTATCGCGAAGGAAGCAAAGAGATTAAGTAACATAGACAAGACTCTTTGGTTCCTGGGTGCAAACCTTGATCCGGCATTGATGCCATTGTTAAATAACAATACAGAGTTATTAACAATAGACATCGACCTGTTAGACAGTATTACCACAGATGCTCCTGTATGTATCATCAGTGCATCTATGCACACCTTGTATGTAAATACGCCAGCGCTTACTTTAATCTGGAATTTCCCGGACAACCTGGAATTATTGAAGGAATATCATTCATTCAACGAATACAAAAGTAAAACAAGGGGCCAGTTGCAGGAAGCAGCGCAAATGAATCCTGCATTAAAAGCAATTCCCCTGATTCAGAAAGCAGACTTCTTCCTGAAGTCATTTATTTACTTAAAACAAATCTTTGAGACCGCCAATTCCAGGGGTGTCACCTTTATGCATGATGCAGGAATGACAGGTGGTCAAAAATCTATACTGGATGCTTATTTAAAAGTATTTGCACCGACAGTTCACATTGGTGCGGCTACGGTTTGTGACACATTAGAGGATGCGCAAAATTTAGGCACATTCAATATTCCCGGTGAGTACACAGACATTTACTATAGTCATGTGAAGGTGATCTCTGACGGTTCAAACCAGGGATTGACAGGCTATCAGTCTGACCCTTATTTATGTAAGCCGGCCAACAACTATGGCGTGTATAATTTTGCAGACAAATATGATGAAAAGCCGATAAATCCGCCACTATATTTCAGAGATCTGATGGGATATATTATCAAGGATAAAAAATGGCCTGTTATGATCCATGCAAATGGTGACCGTGCTGTCAATTTCGCTATTGAGGCATTTAAGGAATTTGTTCTTGATCCATCCGCAGGTGTACGACACAGGATAGAACATTGCTCGTTGACCACTCAGGAGAATCTTGAAGACATGAAAAATCTGCAGGTGTCTCCGAGTTTCCTGATTGGCCACGTAGGCTATTGGGGATATGCTTTTAAGAATGCGATCTTCGGAGAAAAATCAAATATGCTGGATCTTTGTAAGAGTGCACTGCAGCAAGGCATGCGGATCACACTGCATAGTGATAACTCGGTAAGTCCGCTGGGGCCATTGAGAATGATGGAACAGTCTGTCACGCGGATAATGGAGGCTGATCCTGCAGCTGGTGTGCTAAATGTGGCGGAAAATATTTCTCGTGAACAGGCATTGAAAGCGATCACCTATGATGCAGCATGGCAGTGTTATGCAGAGCAGTGGACAGGGTCCCTGAAGGTGGGTAATTTTGCAGACTTTGTAGTATTACAACAGGATCCGCTGACGATGAAAAACCCATTTATGAATATGCGGAATATTGAAGTGATAGAAACATGGGTAGCGGGCTTAAAGGTGTATAGTAAAGTGGTTGAAGAAGTGAGTATGGCGTAA